A genomic region of Limnohabitans curvus contains the following coding sequences:
- the gspD gene encoding type II secretion system secretin GspD: MAKQHTFFQPSALALALGLGLAPALLGLSLTQAAPPAKKTTAQQQPITLNFVNAEIESVARTLATLSNRNLVVDPRVKGTINLSTELPVSPSEAWSQFLAALRLQGFAMVETKGLYKIVPEADAKLQGGNVQEIDKVGGGTGNGQIVTHIFKLNFEQANNLVPVLRPLISPNNTINVNPGNNAIIITDYADNLQRMARIIATLDVSNASDVEVIQLKHAIAVDLAPLVLRLVESGSNAPQTAAAPGQSGAEYKTTLLAEPRSNALILRAANPTRVALVKSLIAKLDQPSGTNASGNIHVVYLKNADATKLATTLRAAVSGQATGVTGTTGATGATPAANPLSATSAQATSGSTLGGNAASVSSATGGQIQADTATNSLIITAPEPQYRQLRAVIDMLDQRRAQVMVESLIAEVNADKAAQMGIQWQTATGQAGGNIGIIGTNFNNPISTTIGQGNIIGTSGGATALSTLGGGLNIGTARQINGTYVLGSLATFLQQNGDGNVLSTPTLLTLDNEEAKIVVGQNVPFVTGQYTNNNTTNGSVNPFQTVERKDVGLTLKVKPQISETGTVKLTIFQEVSSVVANSVGSSTGLITNKRSIESNVLVDDGSIIVLGGLLSDEYSGGASQVPLFGDIPVIGWLFKSESRTRTKKNLMVFLRPVVMRDAASSDALSNNRYQQMMGLQQNAQPGFNPILGSGNAPVLPPAPVPVPKPKEEPKPE, encoded by the coding sequence ATGGCTAAACAACACACTTTCTTTCAACCCTCGGCCTTGGCACTTGCCTTGGGCTTGGGCCTTGCCCCGGCTTTGCTTGGACTGTCGCTCACGCAAGCAGCACCTCCCGCCAAAAAGACCACCGCACAGCAGCAGCCCATCACGCTCAACTTTGTGAACGCCGAAATCGAGTCGGTCGCACGCACCCTGGCCACGCTGTCCAACCGCAATTTGGTGGTGGACCCACGCGTCAAAGGCACGATCAACCTCAGCACCGAACTGCCCGTGTCACCTAGCGAAGCGTGGAGCCAGTTTTTGGCGGCTTTGCGTTTGCAAGGCTTTGCCATGGTGGAGACCAAGGGCCTCTACAAAATCGTGCCCGAGGCCGATGCCAAGCTGCAAGGCGGCAATGTGCAAGAGATCGACAAAGTAGGCGGTGGCACGGGCAACGGCCAAATCGTCACGCACATCTTCAAGCTCAACTTTGAGCAAGCCAACAACTTGGTGCCCGTGTTGCGCCCGCTCATCAGCCCCAACAACACCATCAACGTCAACCCCGGCAACAACGCCATCATCATCACCGACTACGCCGACAACTTGCAGCGCATGGCCCGCATCATCGCCACGCTGGATGTGTCGAACGCCAGTGATGTGGAGGTGATTCAACTCAAGCACGCCATCGCGGTAGACCTTGCCCCTCTGGTGCTGCGCTTGGTGGAGTCGGGCAGCAATGCGCCTCAAACTGCAGCTGCGCCTGGCCAATCAGGGGCTGAATACAAAACCACGCTGCTGGCCGAGCCCCGCAGCAACGCCCTCATCTTGCGCGCGGCCAACCCCACACGCGTGGCGCTGGTGAAGTCACTCATCGCCAAACTCGACCAACCCAGCGGCACCAACGCCAGCGGCAACATCCACGTGGTGTATTTGAAAAACGCCGACGCGACCAAACTGGCCACCACCTTGCGTGCAGCGGTCAGCGGCCAAGCCACAGGCGTGACAGGCACCACTGGCGCAACAGGCGCAACACCTGCTGCCAACCCTTTGTCAGCCACATCCGCACAGGCTACATCAGGCAGCACGTTGGGCGGCAATGCCGCATCCGTGAGCTCTGCCACGGGTGGACAAATTCAAGCCGATACGGCCACCAACTCGCTCATCATCACAGCACCCGAACCGCAATACCGTCAACTGCGTGCGGTGATTGACATGCTCGACCAACGCCGCGCGCAGGTGATGGTGGAGAGTTTGATTGCCGAAGTGAACGCCGACAAGGCCGCACAAATGGGCATTCAGTGGCAAACCGCCACGGGCCAAGCAGGTGGCAACATTGGCATCATTGGCACCAACTTCAACAACCCCATCAGCACCACCATTGGACAAGGCAACATCATTGGCACGTCGGGTGGCGCAACTGCGCTGAGCACACTGGGTGGCGGCTTGAACATTGGAACTGCCCGACAAATCAACGGCACCTATGTGCTTGGCAGTTTGGCGACGTTCTTGCAACAAAACGGCGATGGCAATGTGTTGTCCACGCCCACCTTGCTCACACTGGACAACGAAGAAGCCAAAATTGTCGTGGGCCAAAACGTACCTTTCGTCACAGGCCAGTACACCAACAACAACACCACCAATGGCTCGGTCAATCCGTTCCAAACCGTCGAACGCAAAGACGTGGGTTTGACACTGAAGGTCAAGCCACAAATCAGCGAAACCGGCACCGTCAAGCTCACCATCTTCCAAGAAGTCTCGAGTGTGGTGGCCAACTCCGTCGGGTCGTCTACAGGCCTCATCACCAACAAGCGCAGCATTGAATCGAATGTGTTAGTCGATGACGGCTCCATCATCGTGTTGGGTGGTTTGTTGTCTGACGAATACTCGGGTGGCGCAAGTCAAGTGCCCTTGTTTGGTGATATCCCCGTGATTGGCTGGTTGTTCAAAAGCGAAAGCCGCACACGCACCAAGAAAAACCTGATGGTGTTTTTGCGCCCCGTGGTCATGCGCGATGCCGCGTCATCCGATGCGCTCAGCAACAACCGCTACCAACAAATGATGGGCTTGCAACAAAACGCACAGCCTGGCTTCAACCCCATCTTGGGCTCTGGCAATGCACCGGTATTGCCGCCAGCACCTGTGCCCGTCCCTAAGCCCAAAGAAGAACCTAAGCCGGAATAA
- a CDS encoding ABC transporter ATP-binding protein/permease, producing MNAFKTVANNVATNWQKSRLQLSRVWALSLPYFKSEEKWRARLLLAACVGLNLGMVYMMVLLNDWNRVFYDALQNRNAEVFWKQLGVFAMLATCFIIVAVYRFYLTQLLEMRWRAWMTRDYLQRWLNGHVFYQLELQSKNGTDNPDQRIQEDVQQFTADTVGLSLGLLDATVTLLSFVGILWSLSGGFSFDVRGETYNIPGFMVWMALAYALAGSLIGHWIGRSMASLNFAQQRLEADFRHHLMRVREYSEAIALDRGGRVERLSLQERFAQVLDNFMRLLRVQKRYTWFNSGYGQAAVVFPMLVASPRYFSGAIQLGELMQISSAFGQVQESLSWFISNYSRLASWQATTLRLTSFQDQMLAIQVDEVAEPEAAPLSFTGATAVTHTGINALHTTPLTVSLPNGDVLLADTSLNAAAGDTVLIRGPSGCGKSTLLRVLAGIWPYVSSPTHDRHGEPITYGPVVLPERSVFMPQRPYFPEGMLRQALAYPDSAEHYTDEALKNALYDALLPHLADELDVAGHWTQQLSGGEQQRLALARVLLKRPRWVFADEATSALDEAGEKMLYEKLLTMVREEGGGLVSIAHRPSVATYHDTVWQFVPAPEGSTAKFVLATP from the coding sequence ATGAACGCTTTTAAAACCGTCGCCAACAACGTGGCGACGAATTGGCAAAAAAGCCGCTTGCAGCTCAGCCGCGTCTGGGCTTTGTCACTGCCGTATTTCAAGTCGGAAGAAAAGTGGCGTGCCCGCTTGCTGCTGGCCGCGTGCGTGGGTTTGAACCTCGGCATGGTGTACATGATGGTCTTGCTCAACGACTGGAACCGCGTGTTCTACGACGCGCTGCAAAACCGCAATGCCGAGGTGTTTTGGAAACAGCTTGGCGTGTTCGCCATGCTGGCCACCTGCTTCATCATCGTGGCGGTGTACCGCTTCTACCTCACGCAGTTACTCGAAATGCGTTGGCGCGCATGGATGACACGCGACTACTTGCAACGTTGGCTCAACGGCCATGTGTTCTACCAACTCGAACTGCAAAGCAAGAACGGCACAGACAACCCCGACCAACGGATTCAAGAGGACGTGCAGCAATTCACGGCTGACACGGTGGGCTTGTCGCTCGGTTTGCTCGACGCCACCGTCACGCTGCTGAGCTTTGTCGGCATCTTGTGGTCGCTCTCGGGTGGTTTTAGCTTTGACGTGAGGGGCGAGACCTACAACATCCCCGGCTTCATGGTGTGGATGGCGTTGGCTTATGCGCTGGCCGGCAGCTTGATCGGCCACTGGATTGGCCGCTCGATGGCATCGCTCAACTTTGCACAACAGCGTTTGGAAGCTGACTTTCGTCACCACCTGATGCGCGTGCGCGAGTACAGCGAGGCCATTGCGCTCGACCGTGGTGGCCGTGTGGAACGCCTGTCGCTGCAAGAGCGCTTCGCCCAAGTGCTGGACAACTTCATGCGCTTGTTACGTGTGCAAAAGCGCTACACCTGGTTCAACTCGGGCTACGGCCAAGCGGCGGTGGTATTCCCCATGTTGGTGGCCTCGCCCCGTTATTTCAGCGGCGCCATTCAACTTGGCGAGTTGATGCAAATTTCATCGGCGTTTGGCCAAGTGCAAGAGTCGCTCAGCTGGTTCATCAGCAACTACAGCCGCTTGGCGTCGTGGCAAGCCACCACGCTGCGTTTGACGAGTTTTCAAGACCAAATGTTGGCCATCCAGGTAGACGAGGTGGCAGAACCAGAAGCCGCACCGCTGTCGTTCACGGGTGCAACCGCCGTCACGCACACAGGCATCAACGCCTTGCACACCACCCCGCTCACGGTGTCTCTGCCCAATGGCGACGTGTTGCTGGCCGACACCTCGCTCAACGCAGCCGCAGGCGACACGGTGTTGATTCGCGGCCCGTCGGGCTGTGGCAAATCCACGCTGCTGCGCGTGTTGGCTGGCATTTGGCCCTACGTCAGCTCGCCCACGCACGACCGTCACGGCGAACCCATCACCTACGGCCCTGTGGTGTTGCCGGAACGCAGCGTGTTCATGCCGCAACGCCCTTACTTCCCAGAAGGCATGTTGCGCCAAGCACTGGCCTACCCAGACAGTGCCGAACACTACACCGATGAAGCCTTGAAGAACGCCCTGTACGACGCCTTGCTGCCGCACTTGGCAGATGAGCTGGACGTGGCAGGCCACTGGACACAGCAGCTCTCAGGTGGCGAACAACAACGCTTGGCCTTAGCCCGTGTGCTGCTGAAGCGCCCACGCTGGGTGTTTGCCGACGAAGCCACCAGCGCCTTGGATGAAGCCGGTGAAAAAATGCTGTACGAAAAGCTGCTCACCATGGTGCGCGAAGAAGGTGGCGGCTTGGTGTCTATCGCTCACCGCCCAAGCGTGGCCACGTATCACGACACGGTGTGGCAGTTTGTGCCCGCACCGGAGGGCAGCACAGCCAAGTTTGTGCTGGCCACGCCATAA
- the gspN gene encoding type II secretion system protein N, whose amino-acid sequence MQRLNPASHLSASTRWAWTGAGLGLALALITQAPAHWLTRAIEHASGERMLLQDPQGTVWNGSAQWVLNEGPLNLANTTTLPTRVTWQLGPHLDFANLRLALSATVASACCTPQPVRVDVSPLWRGVRVQVSDHTSHWPANWLVGLGTPWNTVQPEGQLQLQTSHLQWTQQAGKEQLQGEAELQLQKLATRLSTLRPLGSYRLRVQGGDAIALTLDTLEGSLLLQGTGQLHNGHLRFTGEASAAPDAEAALSNLLNILGQRQGSKSILKMG is encoded by the coding sequence ATGCAGCGCCTCAACCCAGCCTCCCACCTAAGCGCCAGCACTCGCTGGGCATGGACAGGCGCGGGCTTGGGTCTGGCGTTGGCCCTCATCACCCAAGCGCCGGCCCATTGGTTGACACGGGCCATCGAACACGCCAGCGGCGAGCGCATGTTGCTGCAAGACCCACAAGGCACGGTTTGGAACGGATCGGCGCAGTGGGTGCTCAACGAAGGCCCGCTGAACCTAGCCAACACCACCACACTGCCCACACGCGTGACATGGCAGCTTGGCCCTCACCTCGACTTTGCCAACCTGCGCTTGGCGCTCAGCGCCACCGTGGCATCGGCCTGCTGCACCCCACAGCCTGTGCGCGTGGATGTCTCCCCTCTGTGGCGTGGCGTGCGTGTGCAGGTGAGCGACCACACCTCTCACTGGCCTGCCAATTGGCTGGTGGGCTTGGGCACACCGTGGAACACCGTGCAACCCGAAGGCCAACTGCAACTGCAAACCAGCCACTTGCAATGGACCCAACAAGCAGGCAAAGAACAACTGCAAGGCGAAGCCGAGCTGCAGCTGCAAAAGCTGGCAACCCGCTTGTCCACCTTGCGCCCCTTGGGCAGCTACCGCCTGCGTGTGCAAGGCGGCGACGCCATAGCGCTCACACTCGACACGCTTGAAGGCAGCTTGCTGCTGCAAGGCACAGGCCAACTACACAACGGGCACCTGCGCTTCACCGGTGAGGCCTCGGCCGCACCAGATGCAGAAGCCGCGCTCTCTAATTTATTGAACATCCTTGGCCAACGCCAAGGCAGCAAATCGATTTTGAAAATGGGTTAA
- the queC gene encoding 7-cyano-7-deazaguanine synthase QueC: protein MHRNALVLFSGGQDSTTCLAHALAQYERVETLAFDYRQRHLVELEARLQVLAQVRAQFPQWANKLGEDHLLDLGVLGQVSETSLTRDMAFKMEASGLPNTFVPGRNLLFLTLAAALAYRRDLDVIVTGVCETDFSGYPDCRDDTMKAMQIALSLGMDRRLLIETPLMWIDKAQTWQLAYDLGQKAHADGGDQLVDLIVEHTHTCYMGDRTHRHNWGYGCGTCPACDLRAKGWERWKA, encoded by the coding sequence ATTCACCGCAACGCATTGGTTTTGTTCTCGGGCGGTCAAGACTCCACCACCTGTTTGGCTCATGCGCTGGCGCAATACGAGCGTGTGGAGACCTTGGCGTTTGACTACCGCCAGCGCCATTTGGTCGAGCTAGAAGCGCGACTGCAAGTGCTGGCCCAAGTGCGCGCGCAGTTTCCGCAGTGGGCAAACAAGCTGGGTGAAGACCATTTGCTCGACCTCGGCGTGTTGGGCCAGGTGAGCGAAACCTCGCTCACACGCGATATGGCGTTCAAGATGGAAGCGTCTGGCTTGCCCAACACCTTCGTGCCTGGCCGCAACCTGTTGTTCCTCACGCTCGCGGCTGCACTGGCCTATCGCCGTGATTTGGATGTCATCGTCACCGGTGTGTGCGAGACCGATTTCTCCGGCTATCCCGACTGCCGCGACGACACCATGAAGGCCATGCAAATTGCCTTGTCACTCGGCATGGACCGCCGCTTGTTGATCGAAACACCCCTGATGTGGATTGACAAAGCGCAGACCTGGCAGCTGGCCTATGACCTGGGCCAAAAAGCACACGCGGATGGCGGCGATCAGTTGGTCGACCTCATCGTGGAGCACACCCACACCTGCTACATGGGTGACCGCACGCACCGCCACAATTGGGGCTACGGCTGCGGCACCTGCCCCGCGTGTGATTTGCGCGCCAAGGGCTGGGAGCGCTGGAAGGCGTAA
- a CDS encoding 5'-nucleotidase, whose translation MGVSLDGKLVVAISSRALFDFEEENQVFEQGDDRAYMNLQLGRLETPAKPGVAFSLVQKLLAFNTSEAQRVEVVILSRNDPVSGMRVFRSAQHYGLPIQRGSFTRGQSPWRYLRPLNANLFLSTHLSDVRSALDAGVPAAQVYPHSAHASEANPHEVRIAFDGDAVLFSDEAERVFQAQGLDAFQQHEQTNAAHPLPAGPFKPLLAALQVLQQAGTPHMRIRTALVTARSAPAHERAIRTLMNWNIEVDEAMFLGGLEKGEFLREFEPDFFFDDQTGHIESAARHVPAGHVASGVRNSNTEV comes from the coding sequence ATGGGTGTTTCTTTAGACGGTAAGTTGGTCGTCGCGATCTCCTCAAGAGCGCTGTTCGACTTCGAAGAAGAAAACCAAGTCTTCGAACAAGGCGACGACCGCGCCTACATGAACCTGCAGCTTGGCCGCCTCGAAACCCCCGCCAAACCCGGCGTGGCGTTTTCGCTGGTGCAAAAGCTGTTGGCCTTCAACACGTCTGAAGCGCAACGCGTGGAAGTGGTCATCCTCTCGCGCAATGACCCCGTGAGCGGCATGCGCGTGTTCCGCTCTGCACAGCACTACGGCTTGCCCATTCAGCGCGGCAGCTTCACGCGCGGGCAATCGCCTTGGCGTTATTTGCGCCCGCTCAACGCCAATTTGTTTTTGTCCACGCATTTGTCGGATGTGCGCTCAGCACTCGACGCAGGCGTGCCTGCCGCGCAGGTGTACCCGCACTCTGCCCACGCGTCAGAAGCCAACCCACACGAAGTGCGCATCGCCTTTGACGGTGATGCCGTGTTGTTCAGCGACGAAGCCGAGCGCGTGTTTCAAGCCCAAGGCTTAGATGCGTTTCAGCAACACGAACAAACCAACGCCGCGCACCCCTTGCCCGCTGGCCCTTTCAAACCCTTGCTGGCCGCCCTGCAAGTGCTGCAACAAGCGGGCACGCCGCACATGCGCATTCGCACCGCACTGGTCACCGCGCGCAGTGCGCCCGCGCACGAACGTGCGATTCGCACGCTGATGAACTGGAACATTGAAGTGGATGAAGCCATGTTCTTGGGTGGCCTTGAAAAAGGCGAGTTCTTGCGCGAGTTTGAACCCGACTTTTTCTTTGACGACCAAACCGGCCACATCGAGTCAGCCGCCCGTCACGTGCCCGCAGGCCATGTGGCCAGCGGCGTGCGCAACAGCAACACCGAAGTTTGA
- the gspF gene encoding type II secretion system inner membrane protein GspF has product MPAYSFEALDAQGQTRRGVLEADTARTARSQLRAQDLVPLKVEPVQRTSSGLNTVIWESRIFSSTALAVWTRQLSGLVNAGLPLERALAALSDEAETPRQRDLVSALRTEVNAGAPFAKALSQHPREFSPIFTAVIGAGEQSGHLGLVLERLADDLQEQQNLCGKLLAAGLYPAIVCVVALVIVLFLLAYVVPQVAQVFGSNQQQLPALTSFMLALSSFVQNFWLWGLLLVAAFTAGGHIALKQADVRLRFDAAWLQLPLIGRLARGYNAARFASTLAMLATAGVPILKALQAAADTLSNTALKRDAQDALVLVREGAPLASALAQHARFPRLLVMFSRLGEQTGTLPTMLQRAAAQLSEEVQRRALQLATILEPLLIVAMGAMVMLIVLAVMLPIIQLNQWVR; this is encoded by the coding sequence ATGCCCGCCTATTCGTTTGAAGCCCTAGATGCCCAAGGCCAAACGCGCCGTGGCGTGCTGGAGGCTGACACCGCACGCACCGCACGTAGCCAATTGCGCGCGCAAGACTTAGTGCCACTCAAGGTGGAACCTGTGCAACGCACCAGCAGCGGTTTGAACACGGTCATTTGGGAAAGCAGGATTTTCAGCAGCACAGCGCTGGCCGTATGGACGCGCCAGCTCTCGGGCTTGGTCAATGCGGGCTTGCCACTCGAGCGTGCTTTGGCAGCCCTCAGCGATGAAGCCGAAACACCCCGCCAGCGCGACTTAGTCTCTGCCCTGCGCACCGAGGTGAATGCAGGCGCGCCGTTTGCCAAAGCGCTCAGCCAACACCCACGCGAGTTCAGCCCTATCTTTACAGCAGTGATTGGCGCGGGTGAGCAAAGCGGCCACTTAGGCCTGGTGCTCGAACGCTTGGCCGACGATTTACAAGAGCAACAAAACTTGTGCGGCAAGTTGTTGGCCGCGGGGCTGTACCCCGCCATCGTGTGCGTGGTGGCTTTGGTCATCGTGCTGTTTTTGCTGGCCTATGTGGTGCCCCAAGTGGCGCAGGTGTTTGGCAGCAACCAGCAGCAACTGCCCGCGCTCACCAGCTTCATGCTGGCCTTGAGCAGCTTTGTGCAGAACTTTTGGTTGTGGGGCTTGTTGCTGGTCGCAGCCTTCACCGCAGGTGGGCACATCGCCTTGAAACAAGCCGATGTGCGTTTGCGTTTTGATGCGGCGTGGTTGCAACTGCCTTTAATTGGTCGCTTGGCCCGTGGCTACAACGCCGCCCGATTTGCCAGCACCTTGGCCATGCTCGCCACCGCAGGCGTGCCCATTTTGAAAGCCTTGCAAGCGGCAGCCGACACGCTGAGCAACACCGCACTCAAGCGCGATGCACAAGACGCACTGGTGCTGGTGCGCGAAGGCGCGCCGCTGGCATCGGCCTTGGCACAACACGCACGCTTTCCGCGCTTGCTGGTGATGTTCTCGCGCTTGGGCGAACAAACCGGCACACTGCCCACCATGCTGCAACGCGCGGCTGCGCAACTCAGCGAAGAGGTGCAGCGCCGTGCTTTGCAACTGGCGACGATTCTGGAACCCTTGCTCATCGTGGCAATGGGTGCGATGGTGATGCTGATTGTTTTAGCGGTCATGCTGCCCATCATTCAACTCAATCAATGGGTGAGGTAA
- a CDS encoding GspE/PulE family protein produces MRRPLPYAFARTHQLLLEDDGHTLTLWHSDAPDLSAWSEVTRRHTVQSFEYTDKATLAKRISEAYAQADSNAAAVVSEVESDADLTRMMQELPAVEDLLEAADDAPIIRMLNALLTQAARDGASDIHIEPYERHSSVRFRVDGTLREVVQPNRALHAALISRLKIMAELDIAEKRLPQDGRISLRLGQRAIDVRVSTLPSAHGERAVLRLLDKTESKLTLQAVGMEGDTLRRFEALVHQPHGIILVTGPTGSGKTTTLYAALQGLDATRNNIMTVEDPIEYELAGVGQTQVNPKIDLDFAKALRAILRQDPDIIMIGEIRDYETAQIAIQASLTGHLVLATLHTNDAASAVTRLTDMGVEPFLLSSSLLGVLAQRLLRKTCTHCAGKGCEACGHSGYQGRTGIFELLTTNDDMRALIHNQASEAQLRDAALRNGMTLMRDDGERLVRHGISTREELIRVTRD; encoded by the coding sequence ATGCGCCGCCCGCTGCCCTACGCCTTTGCCCGCACCCACCAGCTCTTGCTGGAGGACGATGGCCACACGCTCACGCTGTGGCACAGCGACGCGCCCGACCTGAGCGCGTGGAGCGAAGTCACACGCCGACACACGGTGCAATCGTTTGAGTACACCGACAAAGCCACGCTGGCCAAACGCATCAGCGAAGCCTATGCCCAAGCCGACAGCAACGCCGCCGCCGTGGTGAGCGAGGTGGAAAGCGACGCAGACCTGACCCGCATGATGCAAGAGCTGCCCGCCGTGGAAGACTTACTCGAAGCCGCTGACGACGCGCCCATCATCCGCATGCTCAACGCGCTGCTGACGCAAGCTGCACGCGATGGTGCGAGCGACATCCACATCGAACCGTATGAGCGCCACAGCAGTGTGCGTTTCCGTGTGGACGGCACGTTGCGCGAAGTGGTACAACCCAACCGCGCTTTGCACGCAGCCCTCATTTCACGCTTAAAAATCATGGCCGAGTTGGACATCGCCGAAAAACGTTTGCCACAAGATGGCCGCATTTCTTTGCGCCTCGGTCAACGCGCGATTGACGTGCGGGTGTCCACCTTGCCCAGCGCACATGGCGAACGTGCGGTGCTGCGTTTGCTCGACAAGACCGAGAGCAAGCTCACGCTTCAAGCAGTGGGCATGGAAGGCGACACGCTGCGCCGTTTTGAAGCCTTGGTGCACCAACCGCACGGCATCATCTTGGTCACCGGTCCCACGGGTTCGGGTAAAACCACCACGCTGTATGCCGCGCTGCAAGGGCTAGACGCCACGCGCAACAACATCATGACGGTGGAAGACCCGATTGAATACGAGCTGGCTGGCGTGGGCCAAACACAGGTGAACCCAAAGATTGATTTGGACTTTGCCAAAGCCCTGCGCGCCATCCTGCGCCAAGACCCCGACATCATCATGATTGGTGAGATTCGCGATTACGAAACTGCGCAAATCGCCATCCAAGCCTCGCTCACCGGCCACTTGGTGCTGGCCACGCTGCACACCAACGACGCCGCCAGCGCCGTGACGCGTTTGACCGACATGGGCGTGGAGCCCTTCTTGCTCAGCTCCTCGCTGCTGGGTGTGTTGGCCCAGCGCCTGTTACGCAAAACCTGCACGCACTGCGCAGGCAAAGGCTGTGAGGCATGCGGCCACAGCGGCTACCAAGGCCGCACCGGCATTTTTGAATTGCTCACCACCAACGACGACATGCGCGCCCTCATCCACAACCAAGCCAGCGAAGCGCAACTGCGCGACGCCGCTTTGCGCAACGGCATGACGCTGATGCGCGATGACGGTGAGCGCTTGGTACGTCACGGTATTTCCACCCGCGAAGAACTGATTCGCGTCACCCGCGACTAA
- a CDS encoding TIGR00645 family protein, giving the protein MKQTPALPRFIFASRWLQLPLYLGLIAAQAVYVFHFWVELVHLIEAAFGSQAALDALVTSIGYKNGMTVTHLSESITMLVVLGLIDVVMISNLLIMVIVGGYETFVSRMYLENHPDQPEWLSHVNASILKVKLGMAIIGISSIHLLKTFINAANYDEKVLMWQTIIHITFLLSALAIALTDKISHAQAPSH; this is encoded by the coding sequence ATGAAGCAAACCCCTGCCTTGCCCCGTTTTATTTTTGCCAGCCGCTGGCTGCAGCTGCCTCTGTATTTGGGCCTCATCGCTGCGCAAGCGGTGTATGTGTTCCATTTCTGGGTGGAGCTGGTGCATTTGATTGAAGCCGCGTTTGGCAGCCAAGCCGCGCTGGATGCCTTGGTGACCAGCATTGGTTACAAAAACGGCATGACGGTCACGCACCTGAGCGAGTCCATCACCATGCTGGTGGTTCTGGGTTTGATCGATGTGGTGATGATCTCCAACTTGCTCATCATGGTCATTGTGGGTGGTTACGAAACCTTTGTCTCGCGCATGTACCTTGAAAATCACCCCGATCAACCTGAGTGGCTCAGCCACGTGAACGCGTCGATTTTGAAGGTCAAACTGGGCATGGCCATCATTGGCATCTCGTCCATCCACTTGCTCAAGACCTTCATCAACGCGGCCAACTACGACGAGAAAGTGTTGATGTGGCAAACCATCATCCACATCACATTCTTGCTCAGTGCTTTGGCCATTGCGTTGACCGACAAAATTTCACACGCCCAAGCACCTTCACACTGA
- the gspM gene encoding type II secretion system protein GspM, with translation MTLRVRWQALSPREQRGVSVLGVLVGIVLFWSIAIAPALNTLRDSNTRRAQLGQQQAHMWALQAQAKALQTRTPLSRDEALRTLQGLTPNAQIQLNVQGDRVAVQLKAMSAPTLANWLAQVRSQAQALPVEAHLTRSTTTGTAPAATSPVVAWDGSLVLRLPTRGTAP, from the coding sequence ATGACATTACGTGTCCGCTGGCAAGCCTTGAGCCCGCGCGAGCAGCGCGGCGTATCGGTGCTTGGCGTTCTAGTCGGCATCGTGTTGTTTTGGTCGATCGCCATCGCACCCGCGCTCAACACCTTGCGCGACAGTAACACCCGTCGCGCGCAACTGGGTCAACAGCAAGCCCACATGTGGGCCCTACAAGCACAGGCCAAAGCCTTGCAAACACGCACCCCACTGTCGCGCGACGAGGCGTTGCGCACATTGCAAGGCCTCACACCGAATGCGCAAATTCAACTGAACGTGCAGGGTGACCGTGTGGCCGTGCAGCTCAAAGCGATGTCCGCACCCACGCTGGCCAACTGGTTGGCACAAGTGCGCAGCCAAGCACAGGCCTTGCCTGTAGAAGCGCACTTGACGCGCAGCACCACAACAGGCACAGCACCCGCAGCCACCTCGCCCGTGGTGGCCTGGGATGGCAGCCTGGTGTTGCGTTTGCCCACGCGCGGCACAGCGCCTTAA
- a CDS encoding YggT family protein → MLLQIFSLILHFAVGLVAGTCLLRMYMHLQRINLSSSGGNPLAPFVFSITNWIVLPVRRFVPALGRLDTASLVAAYAVLLAKHSLLWIVAGATAHWLTLVTNAGFELLSVILSSLMWMVIGYALMSWFSAASDVRYFLAQLVEPLLRPIRRVLPQMGGVDLSPIALMLVIQIAEIVLHTLQAQVVF, encoded by the coding sequence ATGTTGTTACAAATTTTCTCTTTGATTCTGCACTTCGCCGTTGGCTTGGTGGCTGGCACGTGCCTGCTGCGCATGTACATGCATTTGCAGCGCATCAATTTGTCGTCGAGCGGCGGCAACCCATTGGCACCATTTGTGTTCAGCATCACCAACTGGATCGTGCTGCCCGTGCGTCGCTTTGTGCCGGCCCTTGGCCGCTTGGACACGGCCAGTTTGGTCGCGGCCTATGCCGTGTTGCTGGCCAAGCACTCGCTGCTGTGGATCGTGGCAGGCGCTACTGCCCATTGGCTGACCTTGGTGACCAATGCGGGCTTTGAGCTGCTCAGCGTCATTCTGTCTAGCCTGATGTGGATGGTGATTGGCTACGCGCTGATGTCTTGGTTCAGCGCCGCCTCGGATGTGCGTTATTTCTTGGCCCAGTTGGTCGAACCTCTGCTGCGCCCCATTCGCCGTGTGTTGCCGCAAATGGGCGGCGTGGACTTGTCACCCATCGCACTGATGCTGGTGATTCAAATCGCTGAGATCGTGCTGCACACCTTACAAGCGCAAGTCGTTTTCTAA